The following are encoded together in the Oncorhynchus gorbuscha isolate QuinsamMale2020 ecotype Even-year linkage group LG03, OgorEven_v1.0, whole genome shotgun sequence genome:
- the lrif1 gene encoding uncharacterized protein lrif1, protein MSNLNISYSNQGKTMASQGACRSGTGVFYQAMPAVGTDGRNVMKLIPVQKVNGQFVRSPTSTMKDISEPQRDLTLDVPSISKINMSTLGPTAKGQSVNKRSFYMSTSQNPTNLTGIYKSVSIQTPIVTTKVAQSALSLTSPELTLLNKDQLPVTVKSPALPNGQYLQIPPNAQVKTLPASALPPAIKRQIFTSSTSCASNSNLPMVLYVSPVQTMKPGGTPLCPTFQKTPLSLSRLPRPSGQTHSKCSSSGSTPCSTTAKDGKRPVTPIKWVIEEADGSPAQCLVPVNSSSMTSDILKTLAEMEKATKPCENTAKKCSPSQESQTRIGQEKDNALVMYNGKVYFVAKKTPELCNRPSKPLEASRNMGDSTTHAAESVGFNQRISLPPSLPLSSSLGSQFSNKTRPDPKHIVIPDDIIDLCDDDPQDDLTYQAISTRDVTRQPFRQSEVDEDEDSNVIFVSYLPPKTVSKVAEEDKEMAHMLNDLEAEQEVLCSQDHLNGQIVDNQNKVSGLSIEKCQSIATAQDMAGCQGSATGQELNSRQHNITGQYRKILQRFHGRATGIRIENIQGNATSKEMGSSHPSASTQEMGNVQDDATDQGIGNSQHHPAMQEMDNITGSTSLQTEMETHKEKSSSDPIPEQRTSVLDMESLETCDRLLKQMFGITSDVKICLERIDAKPKAIPKAFPRIGTTNKRTIEAIRKLLQGSNILIKKREHEETEVSATGKDGSCPIDAKRQKIEKVTNASESSENTEPLTNPTPQLEKQPLTSPTPQLEKQPLTSPTPQLEKQPLTSPTPQLEKQPLTSPTPQLEKQPLTSPSPQLEKQPLTSPSPQLEKQPLTSPSPQLEKQPLTNPTPQLEKQPLTSPSPQLKMQPLASPSPQLKMQPLASPSPQLKMQPLASPSPQLKMQPLASPSPQLDMLSDAEHIFGYEEPTVNYLISTAVETGVPSKPLTEINPAHISKRSSNSPVPSVHPQTNAEAMDCAPGPFCGTASNIKPNSRRRRGKGKRCTACPCGVTGTLVQEKAMSSSSTSQEEPSSSKPPNTRSSGSSTFTIAKSAKRKGRKSTKAQMEDKERTSVEIQCPSTVSEQGSSTAGEIPTSYLCSTALMDPEEIKRHERIKRLKELLKEKEAALAMIRKNMG, encoded by the exons tgggacaggtgtcttttaccaAGCGATGCCAGCTGTGGGAACTGATGGGAGAAATGTTATGAAACTGATCCCTGTTCAAAAAGTAAACGGACAGTTTGTTCGATCACCAACAAGCACTATGAAGGACATCTCTGAACCTCAACGAGATCTTACCTTGGACGTGCCATCAATTTCGAAGATTAACATGTCTACTCTGGGACCCACAGCTAAAGGACAATCGGTGAATAAAAGGTCATTTTACATGAGTACCTCTCAAAATCCAACCAATCTGACAGGAATATATAAATCAGTGAGCATCCAGACTCCTATAGTAACAACAAAAGTAGCCCAAAGTGCGTTATCCTTGACATCACCTGAGCTAACACTTTTGAATAAGGATCAGCTGCCAGTCACTGTGAAGTCTCCAGcgcttccaaatggacaataccTTCAAATTCCTCCTAATGCTCAAGTGAAAACCCTTCCAGCATCCGCACTCCCCCCAGCCATAAAGAGGCAGATATTTACTTCATCAACGAGCTGTGCCTCAAATTCGAATTTGCCAATGGTTCTTTATGTGTCCCCTGTCCAAACCATGAAACCGGGTGGTACTCCATTATGTCCAACATTTCAGAAGACGCCCCTCTCCCTCAGCCGACTTCCAAGGCCATCTGGCCAGACACATTCTAAATGCTCATCATCAGGCTCAACACCGTGTTCTACTACTGCTAAGGATGGCAAAAGACCGGTCACTCCTATTAAGTGGGTGATTGAGGAGGCAGATGGCTCACCTGCTCAATGCCTTGTTCCTGTGAATTCCTCTTCTATGACCTCCGATATTTTGAAAACTCTGGCAGAGATGGAAAAAGCCACCAAACCCTGTGAAAACACAGCAAAAAAGTGTTCACCTTCCCAAGAGAGTCAGACAAGAATTGGCCAAGAGAAGGACAATGCCTTAGTGATGTACAATGGGAAGGTGTATTTTGTTGCCAAGAAAACCCCTGAGCTTTGTAACCGACCATCAAAGCCCTTGGAGGCCAGTAGGAACATGGGTGACTCCACCACACATGCAGCAGAAAGTGTTGGATTCAATCAGAGAATCAGCTTACCGCCCTCCCTACCCTTAAGCTCCTCACTTGGATCACAATTTTCAAATAAAACCAGACCAGATCCTAAACACATTGTTATACCAGATGACATCATTGACCTCTGTGACGATGATCCCCAAGATGACCTTACATATCAGGCAATATCAACAAGGGACGTAACAAGGCAACCTTTCAGACAGTCTGAAGTCGATGAGGACGAAGACTCCAATGTAATATTTGTCTCGTACCTTCCACCCAAAACAGTGTCTAAAGTAGCTGAAGAAGACAAGGAAATGGCTCACATGCTGAATGACTTGGAAGCTGAACAAGAAGTGTTATGCAGTCAAGATCATTTGAATGGCCAGATAGTGGATAATCAGAACAAAGTATCTGGCCTGTCAATAGAAAAGTGTCAGAGCATTGCCACTGCCCAAGACATGGCAGGCTGTCAAGGTAGTGCAACAGGCCAGGAGTTGAACTCCCGCCAGCATAACATCACTGGTCAATATAGGAAAATTCTTCAAAGATTTCATGGCCGTGCAACTGGAATCCGAATAGAGAACATTCAGGGTAATGCCACTAGCAAGGAAATGGGAAGCAGTCATCCCAGTGCCTCAACCCAAGAAATGGGTAATGTCCAGGATGATGCCACTGACCAGGGAATTGGAAACAGCCAGCACCATCCTGCCATGCAAGAAATGGACAACATTACTGGAAGTACCTCTCTCCAAACAGAAATGGAGACTCACAAAGAAAAG AGCTCATCAGATCCCATCCCTGAGCAGCGGACTTCTGTGTTGGACATGGAATCCTTGGAAACTTGTGATCGCCTGCTGAAACAGATGTTTGGGATCACATCTGATGTGAAAATATGTTTGGAGAGGATTGACGCTAAACCCAAGGCTATCCCGAAGGCGTTTCCTCGGATTGGGACCACAAACAAACGTACCATAGAGGCTATTCGCAAATTGTTACAGGGATCAAACATTTTGATAAAAAAGAGGGAACACGAGGAAACAGAG GTCTCTGCAACTGGGAAGGATGGTAGTTGCCCAATAGATGCTAAAAGACAGAAAATAGAAAAAGTTACAAATGCATCTGAAAGTTCAGAAAACACAGAGCCTCTCACCAATCCAACTCCTCAGCTGGAAAAGCAGCCCCTCACCAGTCCAACTCCTCAGCTGGAAAAGCAGCCCCTCACCAGTCCAACTCCTCAGCTGGAAAAGCAGCCCCTCACCAGTCCAACTCCTCAGCTGGAAAAGCAGCCCCTCACCAGTCCAACTCCTCAGCTGGAAAAGCAGCCCCTCACCAGTCCAAGTCCTCAGCTGGAAAAGCAGCCCCTCACCAGTCCAAGTCCTCAGTTGGAAAAGCAGCCCCTCACCAGTCCAAGTCCTCAGCTGGAAAAGCAGCCCCTCACCAATCCAACTCCTCAGCTGGAAAAGCAGCCCCTCACCAGTCCAAGTCCTCAGTTGAAAATGCAGCCCCTCGCCAGTCCAAGTCCTCAGTTGAAAATGCAGCCCCTCGCCAGTCCAAGTCCTCAGTTGAAAATGCAGCCCCTCGCCAGTCCAAGTCCTCAGTTGAAAATGCAGCCCCTCGCCAGTCCAAGTCCTCAGCTAGACATGTTATCTGATGCTGAACATATATTTGGCTATGAGGAACCGACTGTCAATTATCTCATTTCCACCGCAGTTGAAACAGGGGTCCCTTCCAAACCTCTGACAGAAATCAATCCAGCACATATTTCAAAAAGAAGCTCAAACTCACCCGTTCCATCTGTCCACCCACAAACAAACGCTGAGGCTATGGATTGCGCTCCTGGGCCGTTCTGTGGCACAGCAAGCAACATAAAGCCGAACTCTagaagaagaaggggaaaagGGAAAAGATGCACAGCGTGTCCATGTGGGGTGACTGGAACACTAGTACAAGAGAAAGCAATGAGCTCATCATCCACTTCACAAGAGGAGCCTAGTTCATCTAAACCACCAAACACCAGGTCCTCAGGGAGCAGTACCTTCACAATTGCAAAATCAGCTAAACGAAAGGGTAGAAAGTCCACAAAGGCTCAAATGGAAGATAAAGAGCGAACATCTGTGGAGATCCAATGTCCTTCAACTGTGAGTGAGCAGGGAAGTAGTACGGCTGGAGAGATCCCAACCAGTTATCTCTGCTCTACAGCACTCATGGACCCTGAAGAAATCAAGCGTCATGAGAGAATCAAACGACTGAAAGAACTCTTGAAGGAGAAGGAGGCTGCTCTTGCAATGATTAGAAAGAACATGGGCTGA